One genomic segment of Microbacterium maritypicum includes these proteins:
- a CDS encoding IclR family transcriptional regulator translates to MPENTAASPASQTLSRGIRILEVLADARGPLTIDEIASRLGVHRSIAYRLLRTLEDHGLVSRDASGAVSLGARMAALAAGVAHDLQAEALPELTAIANELGMTCFLAVLDGEECITLASVEPRHAVASVAQRPGARHPVTVGAPGKAILAQLPEHEWPEAAPSSLPADVEATRSRGYATSHDEVIPTVQSVAVPLALRGQRPAAIAVVHVATDLDDAEIAGRLQRSASVIRESLDG, encoded by the coding sequence ATGCCCGAGAACACCGCCGCCTCCCCCGCCTCGCAGACCCTCAGCCGCGGCATCCGCATCCTCGAGGTGCTGGCCGACGCACGCGGCCCCCTCACGATCGACGAGATCGCCTCGCGCCTGGGCGTTCACCGCTCGATCGCCTATCGCCTGCTGCGCACCCTCGAAGACCACGGGCTCGTCTCCCGAGACGCGTCCGGCGCCGTGAGCCTCGGCGCGCGCATGGCGGCACTCGCGGCCGGAGTCGCCCACGATCTGCAGGCCGAGGCCCTCCCCGAGCTCACCGCGATCGCCAACGAGCTGGGGATGACCTGCTTCCTCGCCGTACTCGACGGCGAGGAGTGCATCACGCTGGCGAGCGTCGAGCCCCGCCACGCCGTCGCGAGCGTCGCCCAGCGCCCCGGCGCCCGCCACCCGGTGACGGTCGGAGCTCCCGGCAAGGCGATCCTCGCGCAACTCCCCGAGCACGAGTGGCCCGAAGCGGCGCCGTCGTCACTGCCCGCCGATGTGGAGGCGACCCGGAGCCGCGGATATGCGACGAGCCACGATGAGGTCATCCCCACCGTGCAGTCCGTCGCCGTCCCCCTCGCCCTGCGCGGCCAGCGCCCCGCCGCGATCGCGGTCGTGCACGTGGCCACCGACCTGGACGACGCCGAGATCGCCGGGCGGCTGCAGCGCTCGGCATCCGTCATCCGCGAATCCCTCGACGGCTGA
- a CDS encoding MFS transporter: MSGQSQAGFTPTGTIATAADRRRVVFATVVGTTVEWYDFFIYATAVGLVFGQLFFAPLGENSALIGFATVGVSFLFRPLGAFLAGHYGDKLGRKTVLMWTLILMGAATALIGLLPTYETIGIMAPIMLVLLRIVQGISAGGEWGGAVLMAVEHAPRRKRGIFGASPQIGVPLGLLLASGVMALMTVIAPGDQFLAWGWRVPFLLSVVLILVGYYVRRKVEESPVFTELSARKEKARMPIAQLFRKHLLLVIIAAFVFAGNNAVGYMTTGGYIQGYATNPEGPIGLERGPVLWAVAGSAVTWLLTTLLAGWLSDRIGRRTTYVIGWVLQLVGVFTLFPLVNTGEIGLLFAGLAILTIGLGFTYGPQAALYAELFPASIRFSGVSISYAIGAIAGGAFAPTIATAIVSATGSTQAVTWYLAGMTVLGLIATLLLRDRSGIPLGPDHEEEQSVSPIYGLAKA; encoded by the coding sequence ATGAGCGGGCAGTCACAGGCTGGGTTCACGCCCACCGGAACCATCGCGACGGCGGCCGATCGACGCCGCGTCGTGTTCGCCACCGTCGTCGGCACCACGGTCGAGTGGTACGACTTCTTCATCTACGCGACGGCCGTCGGGCTCGTCTTCGGCCAGCTCTTCTTCGCCCCGCTCGGCGAGAACAGCGCCCTGATCGGCTTCGCTACGGTCGGCGTCAGCTTCCTGTTCCGCCCCCTCGGCGCGTTCCTCGCCGGGCACTACGGCGACAAGCTCGGGCGCAAGACCGTGCTGATGTGGACGCTGATCCTGATGGGCGCCGCGACCGCGCTCATCGGTCTGCTGCCCACGTACGAGACGATCGGCATCATGGCGCCGATCATGCTGGTGCTGCTGCGCATCGTCCAGGGCATCTCGGCGGGCGGTGAATGGGGCGGCGCGGTGCTGATGGCCGTCGAGCACGCTCCTCGCCGCAAGCGCGGCATCTTCGGGGCGTCTCCGCAGATCGGCGTGCCCCTCGGTCTGCTGCTCGCCTCCGGTGTGATGGCGCTGATGACGGTGATCGCCCCCGGCGACCAGTTCCTCGCCTGGGGCTGGCGTGTGCCGTTCCTGCTCAGCGTCGTGCTGATCCTCGTCGGCTACTACGTGCGCCGCAAGGTCGAGGAGAGCCCCGTCTTCACCGAGCTCTCGGCCCGCAAGGAGAAGGCGCGGATGCCGATCGCTCAGCTGTTCCGCAAGCACCTGCTGCTCGTGATCATCGCCGCATTCGTCTTCGCCGGCAACAACGCCGTGGGCTACATGACCACCGGCGGGTACATCCAGGGCTACGCCACGAACCCGGAGGGGCCGATCGGCCTGGAGCGGGGCCCGGTCCTCTGGGCCGTCGCCGGATCCGCGGTCACCTGGCTGCTCACGACGCTCCTCGCCGGCTGGCTGTCCGACCGCATCGGCCGTCGCACGACGTACGTCATCGGCTGGGTGCTGCAGCTGGTCGGTGTCTTCACGCTCTTCCCGCTCGTCAACACGGGCGAGATCGGTCTGCTGTTCGCCGGGCTCGCGATCCTCACGATCGGTCTCGGCTTCACGTACGGACCGCAGGCGGCGCTGTACGCCGAGCTGTTCCCGGCGAGCATCCGCTTCTCCGGCGTCTCGATCTCGTACGCCATCGGCGCGATCGCCGGTGGGGCCTTCGCGCCGACCATCGCCACGGCCATCGTGAGCGCCACCGGGTCGACCCAGGCCGTCACCTGGTACCTCGCGGGCATGACCGTGCTCGGTCTCATCGCCACACTGCTCTTGCGCGACCGCTCGGGCATCCCGCTCGGACCGGATCACGAGGAGGAGCAGTCCGTCAGCCCGATCTACGGACTCGCGAAGGCCTGA